The following proteins are co-located in the Bombus pascuorum chromosome 3, iyBomPasc1.1, whole genome shotgun sequence genome:
- the LOC132905267 gene encoding vesicle-trafficking protein SEC22b-B produces MVLLTMIARIADGLPLAATMQEDEQSERKILEYQNQAKMLFRRLEPQSPARCTIETGPYLFHYLIENEVCYLVLCEKNYSKRAVYNYLEDIAQEFHSSYGKHVNTVTRPYSFIEFNTYIQKAKKVFLDGRSRRNMNALNSQLQDVQRIMVQNIDDVLQRGTVLSELDTKTQNLTMLSQKYKKDATHLNSKSMYVKAVAGLVAFLVFLLYFFIL; encoded by the exons atggTGTTATTAACAATGATTGCGAGGATAGCAGATGGTTTGCCACTGGCAGCCACGATGCAGGAAGATGAACAG agcgaaagaaaaattttagaatatcAGAATCAGgcaaaaatgttatttagaAGATTAGAACCACAGTCTCCAGCTAGATGTACCATAGAAACAGGTCCATATTTATTCCA TTACTTAATTGAAAATGAAGTATGTTATTTGGTATTGTGTGAAAAAAACTATAGTAAACGGGCCGTATATAATTATCTTGAAGATATAGCGCAAGAATTTCATTCATCATATGGTAAACATGTCAATACAGTTACTAGGCCCTACAGTTTTATTGAATTCA ATACATACATCCAAAAAGCAAAGAAAGTTTTTCTGGATGGTAGATCAAGAAGAAATATGAATGCACTCAATAGCCAACTACAGGATGTGCAAAGAATCATGGTTCAAAATATAGATGATGTCTTGCAAAGGGGTACAGTTCTttcag AGTTAGACACTAAAACACAAAATTTGACTATGTTgtcacaaaaatataaaaaggatGCAACTCATTTAAATAGCAAGTCCATGTATGTAAAAGCTGTGGCTGGACTTGTTGCGTTTTTGGTCTTCCtgttatacttttttattctttag
- the LOC132905056 gene encoding box C/D snoRNA protein 1 → MATFKTKIDIIHRIENCEVCGGNKAKYTCPKCEVRTCCLQCVNIHKKELECDGIRDKTKFIPLKSFTDLDVLSDYRLLEEVGRTVELLKRDPLKKCTRQLNLPMHLNKLKTATFKRNVNLQFMPQHFSRHKNNTTYLNWKTSELYWRIEWIFPQADCTKWVTERALESTRLSLLIEEILDPTKSVGNKSDIEELNLRIRLNERLQFYQAAGLSGIKVLLKAEKVVKSDLRFYELDIRLSLKENLENKTIIEFPTIYIILKDHSYMYEIIDTDDEDTNASKYKANNHNASRRRKRTYNQANMKGKTNSTVNYFFNSEFSESDEEKSNDDRENKCLSNFNIPDYDELVRM, encoded by the exons ATGGCCACATTCA aaactaaaattgatattattcaCAGGATCGAAAATTGTGAGGTGTGTGGTGGAAATAAAGCAAAATACACGTGTCCAAAATGTGAGGTTAGAACTTGTTGTCTTCAGTGTGTAAACAttcataaaaaagaattggAATGTGACGGTATTCGagacaaaacaaaatttataccgTTAAAATCATTCACAGATTTGGATGTTTTAAGTG atTATAGGCTTCTTGAAGAAGTTGGTAGAACGGTTGAACTACTGAAAAGAGatccattaaaaaaatgtacacgTCAACTTAATCTACCAATg CATCTGAATAAACTAAAAACAGCTACATTTAAGAGGAATGTTAATTTGCAATTCATGCCACAACATTTTAGTAGACACaaaaataatacaacatatttaaattGGAAAACTAGTGAATTATATTGGAGAATAGAATGGATTTTTCCTCAAGCAGACTGCACAAAATGGGTCACAGAAAG gGCTCTAGAATCCACAAGATTATCACTGCTTATAGAAGAGATCTTAGATCCCACTAAATCTGTAGGAAATAAAAGTGATATAGAggaattaaatttaagaatacGTTTAAATGAGAGACTACAATTTTATCAGGCTGCAGGTTTATCTGGTATAAAAGTTCTTTTAAAGGCAGAGAAAGTTGTAAAATCAGACTTAAG GTTTTATGAATTGGATATTAGGCtttctttaaaggaaaatttagaaaataaaaccataattgaatttccaacaatatatataattctaaaGGATCattcatatatgtatgaaattaTAGATACTG atGACGAAGATACAAatgcttcaaaatataaagCTAATAATCACAATGCATCAAGGAGGAGGAAAAGAACATACAATCAGGCAAATATGAAGGGAAAAACAAATTCgactgtaaattatttttttaattctgaaTTCTCAGAATCCGACGAGGAAAAATCAAATGATGATCGAGAAAACAAGtgtttatcaaatttcaatatacCCGATTATGATGAATTAGTTAGAATGTAA
- the LOC132905254 gene encoding zinc finger CCCH-type with G patch domain-containing protein: MTDTESLREAIAQYEQQLAQVQATLSVTTQEADRENLLSLQSDIQELIALTKKSLQGVETSSEDLDDDDDDDDIDDIDDMDDPLEKEYALFKAELEKTSNESRSKEPDKQDDGASNNIEAELRQLEGMKCRAPHGSSWGGIGYHNAMICSVYQNDSTEIKNMQDIKVRVFFLNPTHREMLPCPYYLDGKCKFSDEDCRFSHGELVPLSSIQEYREPDFQSIKMGSRVLAKQKNQLWHRCVVLKMPEKEGDVFRIKFEANGNIVEVFLQDLLPLGDADLELSDTSEDSDGESDSTEYPKEETVHKSLLTVESNTPLGNWEKHTRGIGSKLMAQMGYVVGTGLGKYSDGRIEPVEATVLPAGKSLDHCMELRENAGGDENLFSVERRMRKQQQKLEQQRQKQYQREKEREENNVFNFINATLGDKPKSDARNIPKGKSSLKTESNRQLNVASFQIGENILRLERESAKLKESLSRHTKGSVHYNNIVMKYNEKQKELVGLRASEKSIAAEQDQRKNRAKLSIF; encoded by the exons ATGACAGATACTGAAAGTTTACGAGAAGCAATTGCACAATACGAACAACAG CTAGCTCAAGTTCAAGCGACTTTGTCCGTGACTACCCAAGAAGCGGATAGGGAGAATTTATTAAGTTTACAATCGGACATACAAGAGCTTATTGctttaacaaaaaaaagtCTACAAGGTGTTGAAACTTCTAGCGAAGATTtggacgacgacgacgatgacgacgataTTGACGATATTGACGATATGGATGATCCATTGGAAAAAGAATATGCCTTATTCAAg GCAGAACTGGAGAAAACTTCCAATGAATCTCGGAGTAAAGAGCCGGATAAACAAGATGACGGAGCTTCAAATAACATAGAA GCTGAGTTGAGGCAGCTTGAAGGCATGAAATGTCGAGCTCCCCATGGTAGCAGTTGGGGTGGCATTGGTTATCATAATGCTATGATATGTTCTGTTTATCAGAATGACAgcacagaaataaaaaatatgcaagATATAAAG GTCAGGGTATTTTTTCTAAATCCAACACATAGAGAAATGCTTCCGTGTCCTTATTATTTGGATgggaaatgtaaattttctgaCGAAGATTGTAGATTTTCGCATGGAGAATTGGTGCCATTATCTAGTATACAAGAATATAG AGAACCAgattttcaaagtataaaGATGGGTAGTAGGGTATTAGCAAAGCAAAAGAATCAATTATGGCACAGGTGTGTCGTATTAAAAATGccagaaaaagaaggagatgTTTTCAGAATTAAATTTGAAGCAAACGGTAATATCGTAGAAGTTTTCTTACAAGATCTTTTACCGCTTG GCGATGCTGATTTGGAACTGTCAGATACGTCTGAAGACAGCGACGGTGAAAGTGACTCGACGGAGTATCctaaagaagaaacagttcATAAATCTCTTCTCACGGTAGAAAGTAACACGCCGTTAGGAAATTGGGAAAAACATACGCGCGGGATAGGTAGCAAATTAATGGCTCAAATGGGATATGTAGTGGGCACTGGTCTTGGAAAGTATTCGGATGGCAGAATAGAACCAGTTGAAGCAACGGTACTGCCAGCTGGTAAATCTTTAG ATCATTGTATGGAATTGCGAGAAAATGCCGGAGgggatgaaaatttattttccgtaGAACGTAGAATGCGAAAGCAACAACAGAAGTTGGAACAGCAAAGACAAAAACAGTATCAGAGGGAAaaagaacgagaagaaaacaatgtgtttaattttataaatgcaaCCTTGGGTGATAAAC CTAAATCGGACGCaagaaatattccaaaaggTAAAAGTAGCCTTAAAACAGAATCAAATCGACAACTAAACGTAGCAAGTTTCCAAAttggagaaaatattttaagactGGAAAGAGAATCGGCAAAATTGAAAGAATCATTGTCAAGGCATACAAAAGGAAGTgttcattataataatattgtaatgaagtataatgagaaacaaaaagaactTGTTGGTCTAAGAGCATCCGAAAAAAGTATTGCTGCTGAACAAGATCAACGAAAGAACAGAGCtaaattatcaatattttga